The following is a genomic window from Candidatus Zixiibacteriota bacterium.
GAGCATCCCCCCCTTGATCGCCAGGTGAATCCCCTTGAGCCGGGCGGGATCGAGCATGCCGGCGCCGTCGCCGCACAGGAGGAGACCGTCGTGGTACAGCTTGGGCATCGCGAAGCACCCGTTGTCGGGAATCGCCTTCGCGCCGTAGTGCTGCATCTGGCCGCCGTCGAGAAGGCGCCGGATGAAGGGGTGGGTTTTGTAGCGCTGGAACTTCATGTGGGGGTCGTTCGTCGGGTCGGGACTGTTCAGCCCGACCGCGTACCCGACCGACACCATGGTGTCCGACATGGCGTAGACCCAGCCGCCACCGTACTCATGGCGGGGCTGCGGCCAGCCGATCGTGTGGATCACCGTCCCCGCCGCGATCCGCCCCGCCGGCACCTCCCACACCTCTTTCACGCCGGTGAGGTACGCCTGCGGCACGGCGCCGGCGGTGAGCGCCGGGATCTTCTCGAACGCCTGCCTTGTCAGCGACCCCCGCACTCCCTCGCACAGCACCGTCACCTTGGCCCGGATGATCGACCCCGGCTCGAAATTCGATTTCGGATTGCCGTGCTTGTCGACCCCCAGATCGACCGTCTGGAGCCCCGTCACCGCGCCGTTCTCGACCAGCAGTTGGTACCCGGCGAGTCCGGCGTAGATGTCGACGCCCGCGCCCTCGACCTGCTCGGCCAGCCAGCCGACGAATTTGTTCAGGGAGATGATGTAGTTGCCGTGGTTGGACAGGGCGGGCGGCTGGAAGGGGAATTTCGTCGCCCCGCGCTCGCTCAGCCAGTAGAGGGAGTCCGCGCCCACCTTCGCCGCCAGCGGCGCGCCGAGCGTTTCGAAGTCGGGGATGAGTTCGCGGATCCCCCGCGGATCCATGACCGCTCCCGACAGGGAGTGGGCGCCGGCATAGGCGCCCTTGTCCATCAGGAGGATCTCGGGTTTGGCCGCGCCGCCGTCGGCCTCAGCCAGCCTGGCCAGATGATAGGCCAGCGCCAGCCCGGCCGGTCCGGCCCCGACAATCGCTATATCTGTCTCGAGAACTTCGCGTTGCACTTCCATACGTTTCACCTTTCCGCGCTACAACGTACGGAAGTATAGTCAAGACGGGACGAATTGAAAAGCCCGTTTCAGCGATTGGCGCCGGCGGCCATGCGCCGGTTGCCCCGGTTTTCCGGAATCGTCGGCTCGGCTTGCCCGTTGCTGTTGATCTGGAACATCTCCGTGATTTTCTTCCGGTCGTACCCGATCGTCAGCAGCCGCGAGTAGACGATAATGGGCTTGCGAATCAACGTATAGTCCTGCGCCATCAGGTCCAGCACCTTCTCCCGGTCCAGCGGACCGCCGTCCAGACCGTGCGCGGCGTACGCCTCTGAGGCCTTGTTGATGAAGTGCTCGATGTTGAGATGGCCGATCAAGTCCGACAGTTCGTACCGGGTGAGCGGGCGCTGCGACATGTCCCGCATGTCGAGCATAATCCCGGCATCTTCAATGAACTTCCGCACCTCTTCCGTGCGGGC
Proteins encoded in this region:
- a CDS encoding electron transfer flavoprotein-ubiquinone oxidoreductase, with product MEVQREVLETDIAIVGAGPAGLALAYHLARLAEADGGAAKPEILLMDKGAYAGAHSLSGAVMDPRGIRELIPDFETLGAPLAAKVGADSLYWLSERGATKFPFQPPALSNHGNYIISLNKFVGWLAEQVEGAGVDIYAGLAGYQLLVENGAVTGLQTVDLGVDKHGNPKSNFEPGSIIRAKVTVLCEGVRGSLTRQAFEKIPALTAGAVPQAYLTGVKEVWEVPAGRIAAGTVIHTIGWPQPRHEYGGGWVYAMSDTMVSVGYAVGLNSPDPTNDPHMKFQRYKTHPFIRRLLDGGQMQHYGAKAIPDNGCFAMPKLYHDGLLLCGDGAGMLDPARLKGIHLAIKGGMLAAETLFECAKSGDYSTARLKAYAERFERSWAGAELRKTRNFHAGFEGGLYAGMFHAAVQTVTGGRGLFDRRVKKPDHEYMLTLAGFERRFGRRPEKARVKCDNAYTFDKLTDVYKSGTMHEEEQPPHLVIADYDICNNRCPEEYGNPCQHFCPAQVYEMVDDDQRPGKVRLQLTPSNCVHCKTCDIADPYQIIRWMTPQGGEGPNYENL